The sequence TTTGTTCGCTAATCTACGTGTGGCAAAGCTTTACCCGCAGTTGGTCAATGCGTCTAGTATCAAACCTGAGATTATTTCAGGCTTGGATTTGCTTATCGTTCGTGAGTTGACCGGTGGTATCTATTTTGGTGAGCCACGTGGAATCCGCACACTAGAGAATGGTGAACAGCAGGGCTACAACACCATGGTCTATAGCACAAGCGAGATTCAGCGTATCGGTAAAGTTGCGTTTGAATTGGCAAAAACCCGTGCGCAAGCAGCAGGTACAGCAGCGAAAGTTTGCTCAGTGGACAAAGCAAACGTATTAGAAGTCACCGAGCTGTGGAAGCAAACGATGACTCAAATGCAGCAAGCAGATTATAGCGAGGTGGCGTTATCGCACATGTATGCTGACAATGCTTGTATGCAATTGATCAAGAATCCTAAGCAGTTTGATGTCATGGTGACAGGCAATATGTTCGGTGATATCTTGTCTGATGAAGCTGCTATGCTCACTGGATCTATCGGTATGTTGCCATCAGCCAGTCTTGATGAAGCAGGCAAAGGGATGTATGAGCCGTGTCATGGTTCAGCGCCTGATATTGCTGGGCAGGACAAAGCCAACCCATTGGCGACTATTTTATCGGTTGCGATGATGCTGCGTTATACCTTTAAGCAAGAAGCAGCGGCACAAGCTATTGAGCAAGCAGTGAGTGATGTCCTTGATGACGGTTTGCGTACGCTTGATATCTTGGACAGTAGTGAAGCTGGATTGAAGCAAGTGGGGTGCCAAGAGATGGGGCAAGCAGTGTTGGCTAAATTACTCTAGTCTTACTATAGTGATATAGATTAAATTTTCCCCTGTTTTATTTCGATAGGGAAAAATTCTCATCTTTATCATGTATCGTCGTTCTAAACCCATAGTTTGCTCAGCAAATTATGGGTTTTTTTTATGTTCATTTTAATCACTTTCCAGCGGTAACACACTAAACCAGATAGTTGTAAAAAAGTACTTGTTTTAACACAGACACCGTAGGACAAGGGCTTTATTAACATAAAGCTGTTATATGCTCACAAGGTAATATGGCACTATTAACAGCTTACAAACCACTAGAACCACAGACTTTCACGTTAGAAGAGAGCTGATGAAAAGGTGTTTGAGTAAAGTTGGTTAGTAAGGCGTTAAAACTCAAAATAACAAGCCTTGATGACAACATAATAAAATAAAACTTATTATTTTTATAAAAAATTAGGAGCATGAGGTGTATCAATTAAAAAAAATCAGCACGGCAGTAGCGATGATTGGTTTTTCTACGGCAGTTTTTATAGGGCAGAGCGTTGCAGCACCACTGGATAGTGTAAATGCCAACAATCAAGCAACGACCAATAACTCTGACAACCAAACACCGACCAATAACGATGAAGCCAGTATTAGCAAAAATAATGCTAATAAGGCGAATGCTGCTGAAGAAGTCAGCCCTGTGACCAATGGCGTTAGCCAAAAGCTAGCACGTGATAGCAAAACCGCAAATGCTTCGAACAAATTCCTACCTACTATCAAGTATACGACAGACAATTTATCAGTTGCTGCGCAAAAGGTGAATGATGCCACTTGGAAAGAGGGGATGAGTATCGACCGTGTCATCGGTACTAAATTGCAAGCCTTATTAAATTGGCATCACAATGGTGTAGGCCCTGTTGATGGTTATTGGGGCAAAAATACCCGCAAGGCCATGCAAGCGTTTCAACAAGCAAATGGTCTGGCAGTCACTGACACGCTAAACAACGAAACATGGCAAGCGCTGACAAAGAATGAAAAACTCGCGGTGCAGCCAGTGCTAGTCAGCTATCAGATAACTGATGCGGATGTTAATATTAAGATGACAGAAATACCAGCTGGTGCTGAAGCCAAATCCAAACTTGAGGGATTGTATTACGAGAGCATCACAGAAGGGCTAGCAGAAAAATTCCATATCAGTGAAAGCTATCTCAAAGCGTTAAACCCTAAGGGTAGCTTTAGGGCGGGTGAAACCATCACAGTTTATAATCCTGGCAACCCAAATAACAAGCCTGTCAGTCGAGTCGTTGCTGATAAAGCCACTGAAACGCTATATGCCTATGATGATAAAGACAACTTAGTTGCCAGCTATCCGACCACAGTAGGTAGTACGGCAACACCGTCACCAACAGGGACACATACGGTAGAGGTGAAGGTGCATGAGCCTAATTATACTTATACTGCTAAAGACGGTAGCAAGTCTATTCTTCCACCTGGCCCTAATAATCCAGTGGGCTCGGTATGGATTGGGCTTAGTAAGCCTTCTTATGGTATTCATGGCTCACCAGATCCTGATCGTATCAGCCGTCAAGCCTCAGCGGGTTGTATACGCCTGACAAATTGGGATGCACTTGCTTTGCTAGGGGTGATTCAAAACGGTGCGACTGTTGAGTTTAAATAGTGCCTCACTATTTCTTAACCATGCTACTTCTTAACCATGATTTAAAAATTTAAAAGTAAGTCAACTCATAAAATTTAGACAAAAAAATACCGCTGAAATTTAGCGGTATTTTTTATGATAAAAACAAATAACTAAGACTGAATAACTAAAATATTGATAGGCAATAATGAGCAGGTTAGCATTTTCATTATTATTATCAGTTAAACCACCCAAGCGTCTATATCAGCTATCAGCGAAAAGAAGCCATTTAGCAACCAGCTGTATTTATATAAATGCTTTTATAACCATTTTAGTTTATAAGAAATTAGTTTTTGCCACGATAAGTAATACGACCTTTTGATAGGTCATAAGGTGTCATTTCGACCTTAACTTTATCACCTGTCAAGATACGGATATAATGCTTACGCATCTTACCTGAGATGTGAGCAATGATTTCGTGTCCGTTTTCTAAACGAACTCTAAACAGGGTATTTGGAAGGGTGTCAATGACTTCGCCTTCAAATTCAATAATATCGTCTTTTGCCATAGTTGGTATCAATCAATTAAAAATAAGCCCATATTATACGTAAGTTAGCGGATTAAAGCAATACAGCACTAGGTTTTTACTTGACAGCCTGTAACCGTTATGTATGCCAACTTCTATTTATTCAGTCAGGTAAATTTAGCCAAATGGGGGTTAAAGGAGCATTTGGCAGTCGTTGTTGAAAATGCTCAGGATAGTAAGCGTTGATAAAATATAGACCATCACCAGAGGCAGTAGGTGGTGCGATAGTACGATCTTTTTTGGATAAAATATCTAAAAAGGCTTCTGGTTGCAACTCGTGTCGACCGATGGCATACAAGGTGCCCATTAAGTTACGAACCATATGATGCAAAAATCCATCTGCTTGAATGTCAAAAACGATAAACTGACCATGGGCAAAGAGTCTTGCGTGACTGACTGAGCGTACTGGTTGATTAGACTGGCAAGCAGCGGCGCGGTAGCTACTAAAATCGTGGGTACCGACGATCTCAGCCGCCGCCAGTTGCATCGCTGCTAAATCGAGCGGTTCATAGATATGAGTGACTTGGTGATTCAAAATAGCAGGGCGCTGTGCTTGATTCAGCGTGATGTAGCGATAGCGACGGGCAATGGCACCAAAACGCGCATGAAAGTCGTCAGGCATAGGTTGAATCCACCGCAGGGCGATATCATCAGGCAATAGACTGTTTACCCCGCGCAGCCAGTTATGAGTAGGACGATAGGCACGTGTCGTAAAGTGGGCAATCATATTGCTGGCATGGACGCTTGCATCGGTACGACCAGCCGCGACGACCTCTACCGCCTCATTTGCAACTTTACCGATAGCGGCTTCTAATGCTTCTTGTACGCCTAATACTTCTCGTTGCCGCTGCCAGCCATGATAGCGCGTGCCCAAAAACTCAATTGCAATGGCTAATGTATAGGTTGGGGGCGTTTCAGCATTGATGCTGTTAATCTCGGACATGTTAATCTCGGACATGGTTGGTATTGGACATTTTCGTATTGGTTCTTATAAAGTAAACATATTTAACGATAGTCTAACGTTTTTTGATAGTGGTGCTCGCCTGATTGACATTGTTCAACCAACGTTGTCTGCGCCGAGTGGGATTGTCATAACGCAGCAATAGCCATAATAATCGTGCATAGATAGCGGGAATCGTTAAGCGTCCGCCAGCAATTACATGATACTCATATTGCCAACTACCAGCCGCATAGCTGTCACTGACACCGCCAAATGGAGATTGGCTAGCGCATATCACCATGTGACCGTTTCTATAAGCAAGCTCTAGTGCCTCTGCTAGTGCTTGTGAATAAGGAACATTACCTGCGCCAAATCCTAATAGGATAATGCCACATGGCGGCTGTGATAATAATGCCTGTAGCTGACTAGTCATTACCTCAGTGTCGTTTGGCAAGCAATATAAAGCATGAATGCGTGCTTGCTTAGCTCGAGATTCAATATGGTCAATCATTGCTTGCTGATCATCGAGCCAATGCTGGCGGCGGGTATCCGGTAAGTTTTTTATATAACTATTGGCAGGATAGGCAGCTCTGGAGTGACCCGTAAATGCCATCAAATCATGGCTATGAATTTTTTGTACCGTTTGCGCAGGCCAAGACTCACCGCCAAAAGCAATCTTCACACCTGACTCACCAGCAGCAGCCATTTTTAGTGAATCGCTGAGGTTATCCCATGCGTCGCTATGGGCATCGATATCATAGGAATGTATCACCTCACTGTCTAACAATGGGCGCATACTACCAGTGACGACTATACAAATATCACTGCCAGCAAACGCTTCTGCTAAAAACGCACCCAAATAACTCAAAGTATCTGTACCAGTGATAAGCACAAAACGCCTGTCGCCTTGTGCATAGGCTGCTAGCAAAAGCTGATAAAAATGTACCAAGTCGTTAGGGGTAAGTTGGCTACTGTCTTTAATTAAGGAATTATCCAACCATGAGATTTGAGGCAAGTGGTTAGCGTTATCTTGGTCAGTCAATAGCTTTTGTAAAGTCGGTAAGAATACTTCTGCTGATAACGGTGCTAAGGGTCGTCCATAGCTACCAAAAGTACCGCCAGCATAAATGAGTTGGACAGGATTGGACAATGTATTTGTCATAGCAGAAAATGGCATAGTATGAGCCGTAATAAAGAAGTATGTGATAAAAAAGAGAGTTTAAGGTTGGATGCTAATAGCGCTCAGTAATAATAAATAGTATAAAGGTTAAATGCAAAAAAAATCAGCAAGTATTCTTAGTGTTATAGAATACTTGCTGACAAAAGAACGATGGGGCTTTTACGCAGTACGATCTAGTAATACTTTTGCTTGGTTCTGTTGCTCACTAGTGCCCTGAATTAATACCTCATTCAATAAGCGTTTGGCACTGTCGTATTCACCCAATTGTAAATATTGGCCTGCCAAATCTAGCGTAACTTGAGTGCTATCTAATGATTTCACAAAGTCAAAGTCGGCCGCAAAGCGTGAGGAAAAGTCTTCTGCTGTTTCAGCGGCATCTTCGGCTGTAAGGGCAGACTCGTCCTCAATTGGAGCAACTGGGCTGAGTGCTGTTGAAGAGTGAGTATCGAATTCATTGTCTAATAAAGAGTTATCATCGAATAGCAACGGGGCTGTCGGTGTGACACTAGATTCTTCAGCAAGAGTATATTCTGAATCATTATTATCAAGCGATTGTGCTTCGAGATTAATATTTTCAAAGCTTTCAGTTTCAAAGCTCTCAGTTTCGAAACGACCTTCTTCAATAATGAAGTTATCATTATCACTATTTTCTTCAATTACAGGCGCTTCGCTTTCTGTTAATGTTTCTATGTTGTTTGGCGCATCGAGACTGTCTAAAGACAAAGTGAAATCATTTTCTTCGTCATTCTGGACAGTGTTGATAGACAATGCTTCAGCAGTTTCGTCAATATCTTTATCGACATCAGTTGCTAGATCATCAAAGTCTAAAATGAACGAGTCATCTTCTAGCGTCATTTCCTCGTTAATACTATCAGGGCGTTCTGGAATGACAGAATCCGTTGCCTGCGCATCAGTGTCTTCAGATGAATCAAAGCTGAAGTCAAAATCACTAAGATCATTGAGATCATTATCTTCTACGGACACTGCGACATCATTATCAGTTATGTCGATATTGGCAATGTTCAGGCTTTCATCGTCCATCATCTCTAATGGTGATGTGACTGGTGCCGTATCAGTCGCCTCAGATGCGCTAATATTACTCTCTAAATCACTCAGCGTAAGATCAAAGTTATCCTCTACATTGTCGCTAGTAAGACTGGCCTCATAAGATGTATTTGTTACTGCCGAATTAGACATGCTGTCGTCTATCAGCGTACTACGGTTATCTTCAGAGGTTGCTGGCTGATCAGATAGCGCGTTCTTACTATCGATTTGATTAATCGGTAAGTCAAAATCTATGCTTTCAAAATGGCTATTATCTTCTACGGGTGCCTCTTTTGCTGCGACTTGATTTTGCTCTTCCGAAAATAAAGCTTTTAACTCATCAGCTAGCGCAAGACTTTTTGGGTCGCTTTGCGTCTTGATGGCATCATAAACCTTGTTAAAGTTCTCTGGTTGATTAATAGTCGCGTATATGCTGAGTAATTTAACAGATAATTGACCATCATTCGGTTTTTCGCTTAGGCCGCGACTGAGGGTTTCAATGGCTTTGTCATAACGCTGTTGATCCATGAAGCGCTGGGCAATCGTAATATGATCAAACTTATTGTCATCATCTTTGTGGCTTTGGGCAGGAGTGTTGTGATCCGTTTTTGGCATCGGAGCTGGCGTAGCGGTACTCATTCCCGGCTGCGCTGAGGGCTTTTGCGCTTTCTTTTTGTACAATAGTAAACCGGCTACTATTAGAATAAGTACCAATCCGGCGATGATATATAGCATATTGTCCATAGTTACTCCCACGCCTATGATCACAGCACACTGCGTTGATCAGTTAGGCAATTATTGATTGCGTAGTTTTTTGAGACGAGCTTGGAGCTCAGCCAGTTTTTGGTTTTGTAATTGAATTTTTCTTGTATAGCTATCAAGTGCACTGCTGGTTTTTGACAGCTGCTGAGCTTGAGCTGCCGTACTTTGTCTTGAGGCCTTGAGCGTGGCTAATATATCTGTGCTGAGACCATTGCCTGTTGTCGCTGCTGATGTTGCTTGGGTGCCATCTGCGTTGCCATTACGACCAGGTGCGAGCACTGAAAACTGTGCTTTTGGCAGCGTTTGCGTTTTAGTAATCATGGTTTTTTTACGCTGTTTAGCGACTTGATTTGTTTCAGACGGTTTTTTAGAGGGTGCTTTTGCAGCCTTTTTTACCACAGGTGTGTTTGCTCTGCGGCTATATTGTCTTTGCGCTTTAATAGCCGCTTCTAGTTTTTGTTGTGATGGTACAACATCGTAACTGGGCAAGCTAAGCTTGGCATCCGCTTTGAGTTGACCCGCGTCTTTATTAATAAAGGCATCAGGGTTTTGCGTTTGAATCTGCTTCATTACTGTTTGAATGTCTAAGTCATTTTCTTGCGCAATTTGCTGTGCAATAACCCATAGACTGTCGTTGCGCTGTACTTGATATTGGGACGCAGTAGTAGTGCGGGCTGCCGTACTGATAGAGGCGTTGTTGGTGACACTAGATGGGACAGTGGCGACAGCTGTATTACTGGTATCAAGACTGGCTTTTGGCGTACTCGCTTTGTTGTCACTCGGCGTTGGCATAATAGGAGAAGCAGTCATCATGCCAGCTTCTGATTTGCTACTCGGCTGTATCTGGCGAGTGACTTGAATATTCAAAATATCGAGCTGTTTATCAGTGACAGCTGTAGCTGATAGACTATTATCTATTGGCATGGTGTTGTTATTGACTAGGGCTGTACCATTCGCTACATTCTTAGCAGAATTGAGGTCGATATTGCTGTTACCTATTGTGGTAACGTTACCATTTGCACTCAAGCGACCATTGTCTAATCGACTGGTTGGATTACGATTATTGTCGTTAGCGTTAAGAGTGTTGTTAACGTTGTTTAAACGACCGTTATCTAGCCGGCTAGGCGCATAAGCAAGATTGTTGCCTTGCGAGGTAGGAGTCGTTGTAGGTGCTTGGATATTAGGTGCTGGCAATTTAGACGCCACCAACTCGCTCGTTGACGAGTGAGTAGTCGCTAGTATGGGCGATAATGTTAATGGCGGCGGTGCACCTTCTCTAACAGTCAACGGTTTAGCCGTATTAGAGGACACGCTGGGTAGATTCGGTTTTTTTGCGCCAGTAACGATGTCTTTAGGCGCGTCAATGGGCAAACGGCTATTGAGCGGCATCAACAATGTCTTGGGAATGACGTTGCGTTGACCCTTATCATTTATGTTTAAAACCACATCAGCAAAAGGTGTAGATACAGGTTTTGAGGTAGTAATAAATACTTGACCGCTGGTCGCTGAGGTAGGCTTGAAACGTACGGTCATCGAATCAGTTTGGGCCAAGCCCATTTGCTGATAAATAGTAGAGTTTGCCAAACTTGCTGAAAAGTCAGCGGCTCGAATATCACTGACCACAATGCTCGCAGCTAGCGGCTCATGTTGGGCAGAGGTGACTACAGTCTTACCAATCGTTGCAGCTTGTGCACTCGATACGAGAGCCGCATAGCCTACGGAACAAAGTAGTGCCATCGAGACCGCGCGATGTACCGTAGTCAACCGATGAGATAAATGACAAGACATGTGCAGACCTTTAAGATATAAGTTATCTGTGCTGTTATAACAAAATACCATTTAGTTTACCAGTTTATTTCACAACTGTTGTGGACAATACAAAAAATGTTTGAGTATTGTTTAATCGCGCTTTCTATCGAGCAGCATTGCATCACCATAACTAAAGAAGCGATAGTGTTCTTTAATCGCATGTTGATAAGCATGCTCAATGGCATCTTTACCCGAAAATGCCGACACCAGCATTAATAACGTTGATTTGGGTAAATGGAAATTGGTCAACAGTCGATCTATCACACCAAACTTAAACCCTGGGTAAATGAATATATCGGTATCACCTGACCAGCTGGAGAGAGGCTGCCCATTAACGGCTGTTTTTTGATAAGCCGTTTCGAGCACGCGTGTGACCGTGGTACCAATAGCGATGACTTGTTTACCATTCGCATGGGTTTGATTGATGAGCTCAGCAGTTGCTTGTGGTAAATGTGCATATTCACTATGCATGGTGTGATTGAGCAAGTTGTCCGTTTTTACTGGCGCAAATGTACCAGCGCCAACGTGTAAAGTCACAAAAGCCGTACGAATACCTTTTGCCGCAAGTTTGCTCAGTACCGATTCATCAAAGTGTAAGCTTGCAGTCGGTGCAGCCACGCTCGCAAGCTTGGTTGGATCATGAAAAACCGTTTGATAACGAGTATTGTCTGTCTCATCCGCATGACGTTCAAAGTAGGGGGGAATAGGCAGCTCACCATAAAGCTCTAAATGCGGCAAGATCGGCGCATCAAATGCTAAAATAAATAAGTTGTCTTGACGACCAATCATCACCGCCTTCATATGACCGTCAGCAAGCTGCAAGTGTTGTCCAAGTTTGAGCGCTTTACTGGCTTTAACATGGCAAAGTGCAATATGTTCTTGATTCACGGGTTTGTCATTTGCAGCTTCTACAGATTTTTCAGCCTCTACATATAAAGTCGCTGTCTCTAAATCTGAGATATCAACCAAACGTTCAATCAATACTTCAAGCTTACCGCCAGTATCCTTTTGTCCGAAGAGGCGCGCTTTCATCACCTTTGTATCATTAAAGACAATCAAATCACCTTCATTTAATAACTCAGGTAACTCAGTGAATAAGCGATCTTCTACAAGCGTAGAGTCTTTTTGATTATTGGCGGGCAAATACAAAAGTTTTGAGGCAGAACGCTGTGAGAGAGGATAGCGCGCAATCAGGCTATCTGGCAGCTCATAATCATAGTCATCAACGCTCAAATAATTCAAACCATTGTTGTTTTTTTTGGCATCAATTGAGGCGGCAGTAGTAGAGTCTATAGTGTGAAAATCGGTCATAATCAATCTTTAAATGAATGTAAATTTTGGCGTAATTGTAGCAGAAACGATGTCATGAAAGGACAGTTTAGTAACGACTCATGCGCACAAAACGGTTTGTATATTAAATAGCCTAAACATTAATTGTTAGAATGAATAATTAACAAAAGCAATGAGCGTCAGTATGTTATTCAAACAAATTTAACTGCGGCAACAATTGGGCGGCAGGTGCCAATGAAGAGAAAGTAACACCGACTAAGCGGATAGGTAGCTCACGAGGAATGTCTAAAAACAGTTTGTCTAACCAATAATGGGCAGAATCAGCACTGTTAAAGGCAGTCGATAGCG is a genomic window of Psychrobacter cibarius containing:
- the leuB gene encoding 3-isopropylmalate dehydrogenase; this encodes MATILTLAGDGIGPEIMTQAIGVLNAVNKKFALDLTLESGLIGGVAIDATGEPLPDETLDRARAADAVLLGAVGGPKWDGIERSKRPERGLLKIRGELGLFANLRVAKLYPQLVNASSIKPEIISGLDLLIVRELTGGIYFGEPRGIRTLENGEQQGYNTMVYSTSEIQRIGKVAFELAKTRAQAAGTAAKVCSVDKANVLEVTELWKQTMTQMQQADYSEVALSHMYADNACMQLIKNPKQFDVMVTGNMFGDILSDEAAMLTGSIGMLPSASLDEAGKGMYEPCHGSAPDIAGQDKANPLATILSVAMMLRYTFKQEAAAQAIEQAVSDVLDDGLRTLDILDSSEAGLKQVGCQEMGQAVLAKLL
- a CDS encoding L,D-transpeptidase family protein, with amino-acid sequence MYQLKKISTAVAMIGFSTAVFIGQSVAAPLDSVNANNQATTNNSDNQTPTNNDEASISKNNANKANAAEEVSPVTNGVSQKLARDSKTANASNKFLPTIKYTTDNLSVAAQKVNDATWKEGMSIDRVIGTKLQALLNWHHNGVGPVDGYWGKNTRKAMQAFQQANGLAVTDTLNNETWQALTKNEKLAVQPVLVSYQITDADVNIKMTEIPAGAEAKSKLEGLYYESITEGLAEKFHISESYLKALNPKGSFRAGETITVYNPGNPNNKPVSRVVADKATETLYAYDDKDNLVASYPTTVGSTATPSPTGTHTVEVKVHEPNYTYTAKDGSKSILPPGPNNPVGSVWIGLSKPSYGIHGSPDPDRISRQASAGCIRLTNWDALALLGVIQNGATVEFK
- the infA gene encoding translation initiation factor IF-1 gives rise to the protein MAKDDIIEFEGEVIDTLPNTLFRVRLENGHEIIAHISGKMRKHYIRILTGDKVKVEMTPYDLSKGRITYRGKN
- the truA gene encoding tRNA pseudouridine(38-40) synthase TruA; amino-acid sequence: MSEINSINAETPPTYTLAIAIEFLGTRYHGWQRQREVLGVQEALEAAIGKVANEAVEVVAAGRTDASVHASNMIAHFTTRAYRPTHNWLRGVNSLLPDDIALRWIQPMPDDFHARFGAIARRYRYITLNQAQRPAILNHQVTHIYEPLDLAAMQLAAAEIVGTHDFSSYRAAACQSNQPVRSVSHARLFAHGQFIVFDIQADGFLHHMVRNLMGTLYAIGRHELQPEAFLDILSKKDRTIAPPTASGDGLYFINAYYPEHFQQRLPNAPLTPIWLNLPD
- a CDS encoding asparaginase — its product is MPFSAMTNTLSNPVQLIYAGGTFGSYGRPLAPLSAEVFLPTLQKLLTDQDNANHLPQISWLDNSLIKDSSQLTPNDLVHFYQLLLAAYAQGDRRFVLITGTDTLSYLGAFLAEAFAGSDICIVVTGSMRPLLDSEVIHSYDIDAHSDAWDNLSDSLKMAAAGESGVKIAFGGESWPAQTVQKIHSHDLMAFTGHSRAAYPANSYIKNLPDTRRQHWLDDQQAMIDHIESRAKQARIHALYCLPNDTEVMTSQLQALLSQPPCGIILLGFGAGNVPYSQALAEALELAYRNGHMVICASQSPFGGVSDSYAAGSWQYEYHVIAGGRLTIPAIYARLLWLLLRYDNPTRRRQRWLNNVNQASTTIKKR
- a CDS encoding FimV/HubP family polar landmark protein, with the translated sequence MDNMLYIIAGLVLILIVAGLLLYKKKAQKPSAQPGMSTATPAPMPKTDHNTPAQSHKDDDNKFDHITIAQRFMDQQRYDKAIETLSRGLSEKPNDGQLSVKLLSIYATINQPENFNKVYDAIKTQSDPKSLALADELKALFSEEQNQVAAKEAPVEDNSHFESIDFDLPINQIDSKNALSDQPATSEDNRSTLIDDSMSNSAVTNTSYEASLTSDNVEDNFDLTLSDLESNISASEATDTAPVTSPLEMMDDESLNIANIDITDNDVAVSVEDNDLNDLSDFDFSFDSSEDTDAQATDSVIPERPDSINEEMTLEDDSFILDFDDLATDVDKDIDETAEALSINTVQNDEENDFTLSLDSLDAPNNIETLTESEAPVIEENSDNDNFIIEEGRFETESFETESFENINLEAQSLDNNDSEYTLAEESSVTPTAPLLFDDNSLLDNEFDTHSSTALSPVAPIEDESALTAEDAAETAEDFSSRFAADFDFVKSLDSTQVTLDLAGQYLQLGEYDSAKRLLNEVLIQGTSEQQNQAKVLLDRTA
- a CDS encoding peptigoglycan-binding protein LysM: MSCHLSHRLTTVHRAVSMALLCSVGYAALVSSAQAATIGKTVVTSAQHEPLAASIVVSDIRAADFSASLANSTIYQQMGLAQTDSMTVRFKPTSATSGQVFITTSKPVSTPFADVVLNINDKGQRNVIPKTLLMPLNSRLPIDAPKDIVTGAKKPNLPSVSSNTAKPLTVREGAPPPLTLSPILATTHSSTSELVASKLPAPNIQAPTTTPTSQGNNLAYAPSRLDNGRLNNVNNTLNANDNNRNPTSRLDNGRLSANGNVTTIGNSNIDLNSAKNVANGTALVNNNTMPIDNSLSATAVTDKQLDILNIQVTRQIQPSSKSEAGMMTASPIMPTPSDNKASTPKASLDTSNTAVATVPSSVTNNASISTAARTTTASQYQVQRNDSLWVIAQQIAQENDLDIQTVMKQIQTQNPDAFINKDAGQLKADAKLSLPSYDVVPSQQKLEAAIKAQRQYSRRANTPVVKKAAKAPSKKPSETNQVAKQRKKTMITKTQTLPKAQFSVLAPGRNGNADGTQATSAATTGNGLSTDILATLKASRQSTAAQAQQLSKTSSALDSYTRKIQLQNQKLAELQARLKKLRNQ
- the queA gene encoding tRNA preQ1(34) S-adenosylmethionine ribosyltransferase-isomerase QueA is translated as MTDFHTIDSTTAASIDAKKNNNGLNYLSVDDYDYELPDSLIARYPLSQRSASKLLYLPANNQKDSTLVEDRLFTELPELLNEGDLIVFNDTKVMKARLFGQKDTGGKLEVLIERLVDISDLETATLYVEAEKSVEAANDKPVNQEHIALCHVKASKALKLGQHLQLADGHMKAVMIGRQDNLFILAFDAPILPHLELYGELPIPPYFERHADETDNTRYQTVFHDPTKLASVAAPTASLHFDESVLSKLAAKGIRTAFVTLHVGAGTFAPVKTDNLLNHTMHSEYAHLPQATAELINQTHANGKQVIAIGTTVTRVLETAYQKTAVNGQPLSSWSGDTDIFIYPGFKFGVIDRLLTNFHLPKSTLLMLVSAFSGKDAIEHAYQHAIKEHYRFFSYGDAMLLDRKRD